The Chthoniobacterales bacterium genome contains a region encoding:
- the hemW gene encoding radical SAM family heme chaperone HemW codes for MDDPAAVIEHLYAHIPFCPKVCPYCSFYKEASDRNKTRAFLDAMLLEAESHAATLQPRTIFFGGGTPSALSTSQLEYLLAGLRERLDFSAVTEWTLEMNPATVSHEKARALLDLGVNRISMGVQSWHDGELKILGRVHTAAQAERSYRILREAGVPNVNLDLIFGVPGQSRESWRASLERTLALEPDHISAYCLTYEEDTDFFLRLQRGEMRPDEGLDADLFELTMDLLGAAGYAQYEISNHAKPGRECRHNLAYWTAADYVGLGPSAFSTVGESRWKNVSDTSDYVARIDAGTDAADYRERVDARTRRAEQLAFALRTNVGIDENSAEVLRLRDAGYLEAHGDRWVLTRSGKMVADAIAETFV; via the coding sequence ATGGACGACCCTGCCGCCGTGATCGAGCACCTCTACGCGCATATTCCCTTCTGCCCGAAGGTGTGCCCGTATTGCAGCTTCTACAAGGAGGCGAGTGACCGGAACAAGACGCGCGCCTTCCTCGACGCAATGCTCCTCGAGGCGGAGAGCCACGCCGCCACCCTCCAGCCCCGCACGATTTTCTTCGGCGGCGGCACGCCCAGCGCGCTCAGCACCTCCCAGCTCGAATACCTGCTCGCCGGCCTCCGCGAGCGCCTCGATTTCTCCGCGGTCACCGAATGGACCCTCGAGATGAACCCGGCCACTGTCTCGCACGAAAAGGCCCGCGCGCTGCTCGACCTTGGCGTCAATCGCATCAGCATGGGCGTGCAATCCTGGCACGACGGCGAGTTGAAGATTCTCGGCCGGGTGCACACCGCCGCGCAGGCCGAGCGTTCGTATCGCATCCTCCGCGAGGCCGGCGTGCCTAACGTCAACCTCGACCTCATCTTCGGCGTGCCCGGCCAGTCCCGCGAAAGCTGGCGCGCCTCACTCGAGCGCACCCTCGCCCTCGAGCCCGACCATATCTCCGCCTACTGCCTCACCTACGAGGAGGACACCGATTTTTTCCTCCGCCTCCAGCGCGGCGAAATGCGTCCCGACGAGGGCCTCGACGCCGATCTCTTCGAGCTCACGATGGACCTCCTCGGCGCCGCCGGTTACGCCCAATACGAGATCTCGAATCACGCGAAACCCGGTCGCGAATGCCGGCACAACCTCGCCTACTGGACCGCCGCGGACTACGTCGGTCTCGGCCCGAGCGCCTTCTCGACCGTCGGTGAGAGCCGCTGGAAGAACGTGAGCGACACCTCCGATTACGTGGCCCGGATCGACGCCGGCACGGATGCCGCCGACTACCGCGAGCGCGTCGATGCCCGCACGCGTCGCGCCGAGCAGCTCGCCTTCGCCCTGCGCACGAACGTCGGCATCGACGAGAACTCCGCCGAAGTTCTCCGGCTCCGCGACGCGGGCTATCTCGAGGCCCACGGCGACCGCTGGGTGCTCACGCGCTCCGGAAAAATGGTGGCCGACGCCATTGCCGAGACCTTCGTGTGA
- a CDS encoding FAD-dependent monooxygenase, which produces MNNRYDAIIVGAGPAGSVCAAALARAGSRVLLLEKSRFPRDKVCGDCLNPSALPILDRLELRERLLALPHVAAREVSFHGIGVRPVSFPIPPGAEIVVKRRDLDALLVARAIELGAEFRDDMAVTRVAPGWRVEANGEEFVAPFLFAADGRNSTVARLTDRLPAARRERTAIQGHTVRPDWHGDAVRMLFHPGGYGGTARVSADEINVCLVARPKNLAAVRARAEREFGPLEWRTIAPLTRRDGFPIAADGLFLLGDAARVVEPFTGEGISYAMRSGELAASAVLAGGDAAARYRRDHAAMYRGRLWVNRLARFAGEHPRLTSLALRAFRHWPAPLGMLTAKVVRA; this is translated from the coding sequence GTGAACAACCGCTACGACGCGATCATCGTCGGCGCCGGCCCCGCGGGATCGGTCTGCGCCGCGGCGCTGGCACGCGCCGGAAGCCGCGTTCTCCTGCTCGAGAAATCGCGCTTCCCTCGTGACAAGGTCTGCGGCGATTGCCTGAACCCCTCGGCGCTGCCGATTCTGGACCGCCTCGAGCTTCGCGAACGTCTGCTCGCGCTGCCGCATGTCGCCGCCCGCGAGGTCAGCTTCCACGGCATCGGCGTGCGCCCCGTTTCGTTTCCCATCCCGCCCGGCGCGGAAATCGTGGTAAAGCGTCGGGATCTCGACGCTTTGCTCGTGGCCCGCGCGATCGAGCTCGGCGCGGAATTTCGCGACGACATGGCCGTCACTCGCGTGGCCCCCGGCTGGCGCGTGGAAGCCAACGGTGAGGAATTCGTCGCGCCATTCCTCTTCGCCGCCGACGGCCGGAATTCCACCGTCGCCCGCCTCACCGACCGGCTGCCCGCAGCCCGGCGCGAGCGCACCGCGATCCAGGGCCACACCGTGCGTCCGGACTGGCACGGCGATGCCGTGCGGATGCTCTTTCATCCCGGGGGCTACGGCGGCACCGCCCGCGTGAGCGCCGACGAGATCAATGTCTGCCTCGTCGCGCGCCCCAAGAATCTCGCCGCCGTGCGCGCCCGCGCCGAGCGGGAATTCGGGCCGCTCGAATGGCGCACGATTGCTCCGCTCACCCGTCGCGACGGATTCCCGATCGCCGCGGACGGCCTGTTTCTGCTGGGCGATGCCGCGCGCGTCGTCGAGCCCTTCACCGGCGAAGGCATCTCCTACGCGATGCGCTCGGGCGAACTCGCGGCCAGCGCGGTCCTGGCCGGCGGCGACGCGGCGGCCCGCTATCGCCGCGACCACGCTGCCATGTATCGCGGCCGGCTTTGGGTGAACCGCCTCGCCCGCTTCGCCGGCGAGCATCCGCGCCTCACTTCGCTCGCCCTGCGGGCCTTCCGGCATTGGCCGGCGCCGCTCGGAATGCTCACCGCCAAAGTCGTTCGGGCCTGA
- a CDS encoding menaquinone biosynthesis protein produces MSDAFAGRRIGSVPYLNARPLIAGLEDRVSLDLPSRLAERFAAGELDAALVPVYEAVERPSATIADGIAIAACGAVFSVYVAHRGPLTAQETIALDPASHTSNHLLQCLLAEFYDFEPAYLDAPADELGARLLIGDAAVKFRQTHAADGWEFFDLGAEWMRCTGLPFVFACWVFRPELPAAAALADALRDTKVRGLAERERIAAEYPDPAFVRRYLSEFIRFDLGAEEKQAIALFATLLRKHGFVNVSGEADLRYV; encoded by the coding sequence GTGAGCGACGCTTTTGCCGGTCGCCGGATCGGCTCGGTGCCCTATCTCAACGCGCGACCGCTCATTGCCGGTCTCGAGGATCGCGTCTCGCTCGATCTCCCGTCGCGTCTCGCCGAGCGCTTCGCCGCGGGTGAGCTGGATGCCGCGCTCGTGCCGGTCTACGAGGCGGTGGAGCGGCCGTCTGCGACGATTGCCGACGGCATCGCCATCGCCGCGTGCGGTGCGGTTTTCAGCGTCTACGTCGCTCATCGGGGACCGCTCACGGCCCAGGAAACGATCGCGCTCGACCCCGCCTCCCACACGTCGAATCACCTGCTGCAATGCCTGCTTGCCGAGTTTTATGACTTCGAGCCCGCTTATCTCGACGCTCCGGCGGACGAACTCGGCGCCCGCTTGCTCATCGGGGACGCCGCGGTGAAGTTCCGGCAGACGCACGCCGCGGACGGCTGGGAGTTCTTCGATCTCGGCGCGGAGTGGATGCGTTGCACCGGTCTGCCTTTCGTTTTTGCGTGCTGGGTTTTCCGGCCGGAACTGCCTGCTGCCGCCGCGCTCGCGGACGCGTTGCGGGATACGAAGGTTCGCGGGCTCGCCGAGCGGGAGCGCATCGCGGCGGAGTATCCCGACCCGGCCTTCGTGCGCCGGTATCTTTCCGAGTTCATTCGCTTCGATCTGGGCGCCGAGGAGAAGCAGGCGATCGCGCTCTTCGCGACGCTCCTGCGCAAGCATGGTTTCGTGAACGTGAGCGGCGAAGCCGATCTGCGCTACGTCTGA
- the mqnE gene encoding aminofutalosine synthase MqnE — protein MNLRLLSPELLPIHEKVASGERISDADATVLYESHDVNGIGAIANIIRERKNGNVATYIHNRYINYSNVCILSCQFCAFGAKKREAHAFELAIPEIEANVKEGLAEGITEIHMVGGLHPTLPGEWYLELLRALKALDPALHIKAFTAVEIRHLAERVFKLSIRETLELLRENGLGAITGGGAEIFDPEIRDQICRGKETADEWAEVHRTWHQMGGKSTCTMLYGHIEQTRHRVDHLRRLRELQDETGGFTAFVPFAFEPDGARPSLKDIPHATGFEELRNLAVSRIYLDNFPHITAYWISLGLPLAQLALNYGVDDLHGTIREEKIFHMAGATTPQLQTIYAMEKAIREAGREPMQRNTFYERLPSPTELQAA, from the coding sequence ATGAATCTCCGCCTGTTGTCTCCCGAGCTGCTGCCCATTCACGAGAAGGTGGCGTCGGGTGAACGCATCTCCGACGCGGATGCGACCGTGCTCTACGAGAGCCACGACGTGAACGGCATCGGCGCGATCGCGAACATCATTCGCGAGCGCAAGAACGGGAATGTCGCGACCTACATTCACAATCGCTACATCAACTACTCGAACGTCTGCATCCTCTCGTGCCAGTTTTGCGCATTCGGCGCGAAGAAGCGCGAGGCGCATGCCTTCGAGCTGGCGATCCCCGAGATCGAGGCCAACGTGAAGGAAGGTCTCGCCGAAGGCATCACCGAGATTCACATGGTCGGCGGCCTGCATCCCACGCTGCCCGGCGAGTGGTATCTCGAGTTGCTGCGCGCGCTGAAGGCGCTCGACCCCGCGCTGCACATCAAGGCGTTCACCGCCGTGGAAATTCGCCATCTCGCCGAGCGCGTCTTCAAGCTTTCGATCCGCGAAACGCTCGAGTTGCTGCGCGAGAACGGCCTCGGCGCCATCACCGGCGGCGGCGCGGAGATCTTCGATCCGGAGATTCGCGACCAGATCTGCCGCGGCAAGGAAACCGCCGACGAATGGGCCGAGGTGCATCGCACCTGGCATCAGATGGGCGGAAAAAGCACGTGCACGATGCTCTACGGCCACATCGAGCAGACGCGGCATCGCGTCGATCACCTGCGGCGCCTGCGCGAACTGCAGGACGAGACCGGCGGCTTCACGGCGTTCGTTCCGTTTGCGTTCGAGCCGGACGGCGCCCGTCCCTCGCTGAAGGACATCCCGCACGCGACGGGCTTCGAGGAGCTGCGCAACCTCGCGGTGAGCCGCATCTACCTCGATAATTTTCCGCACATCACGGCGTATTGGATCAGCCTCGGACTGCCGCTCGCGCAGCTCGCGCTGAACTACGGCGTGGACGATCTGCACGGCACGATCCGCGAGGAGAAGATCTTTCACATGGCCGGCGCGACGACGCCGCAGCTGCAGACGATCTACGCGATGGAGAAGGCGATTCGCGAGGCCGGGCGCGAGCCGATGCAGCGGAATACGTTCTACGAGCGCCTGCCTTCGCCGACGGAGTTGCAGGCGGCGTGA
- a CDS encoding HPr family phosphocarrier protein, producing the protein MNGAGNGVVGRFVKHSTVTIPWEAGLHLRPAARLVRVAQCFRSTISLRSGGRIADVRNILSVVALCATMGTTLDLVTNGDDEQAAAAAVEQVFRVSDDGHRDAGPGQRA; encoded by the coding sequence ATGAACGGAGCGGGAAATGGCGTTGTCGGACGCTTCGTGAAGCATTCAACGGTGACGATTCCCTGGGAAGCAGGCCTCCACCTCCGCCCCGCCGCCCGGTTGGTGCGAGTGGCGCAGTGTTTTCGATCCACGATCTCCCTCCGGTCCGGCGGGCGGATCGCCGACGTGCGCAACATCCTCAGCGTGGTCGCGCTCTGCGCCACGATGGGCACGACGCTCGATCTCGTGACGAACGGTGACGATGAACAGGCTGCCGCCGCGGCCGTGGAGCAGGTTTTCCGGGTCTCCGACGACGGCCATCGCGATGCGGGGCCGGGTCAGCGCGCCTGA
- the uvrB gene encoding excinuclease ABC subunit UvrB — protein sequence MPFELASNYQPRGDQAQAIDKLTRSLLAGNRHQTLLGVTGSGKTFTAANIVRELDRPTLVMSHNKTLAAQLYSEFKQFFPRNAVEYFVSYFDYYQPEAYIPRSDTYIEKDSSINEEIERLRLSAVSSLLSRRDVLIVASVSCIYGLASPEDFLQMLVTIREGLQMTREAFLGKLVDMLYERNDIAFERGRFRVRGDTVEVHPAQNDDRAIRVEFFGDEIDRISEFDPLTGDVTARLTNLTLFPAKQFVTPHDKLNAAMRNIRTELDQRVMEFERDGKLIEAQRIKMRTEFDLEMMQEMGFCNGIENYSRHLTGRPPNSTPYTLMDFLPEDTLLIIDESHATIPQIGGMYAGDRSRKSVLVEHGFRLPSAMDNRPLRFDEFMAKTHDIVYVSATPGPFEIRNSVVGNKGYIANPDKNFPEQVEAARIAGQYNPMELVAAFDCHTPGAPLVAEQIIRPTGLLDPRITVRPLKGQIDETIERCRQRIEIGERVLITTLTKRTAEDLSDYLRDVGMKVRYLHSDIDTIERVEILRSLRAGECDVLVGINLLREGLDLPEVSLVCILDADKEGYLRSQTSLIQTAGRAARHLNGEVVLFADVITGSIRALIEITDYRRGRQIAYNKEHGIEPKSVVRAVQESLHVILKSSRDLEKSIVAETAPDFDLHELMQELERDMATAAANLEYERAALIRDQIAELKAGNGLEKITTTPKPVKYSGGRGSRRAVSPKRSR from the coding sequence ATGCCTTTCGAGCTCGCGTCGAACTACCAGCCCCGGGGCGACCAGGCCCAGGCCATCGACAAACTCACCCGCTCGCTGCTCGCGGGGAATCGCCACCAGACGCTGCTCGGCGTCACCGGCTCGGGCAAGACCTTCACCGCCGCGAACATCGTTCGCGAGCTCGACCGGCCGACGCTCGTCATGTCGCACAACAAGACGCTTGCCGCGCAGCTCTACAGCGAGTTCAAGCAGTTCTTCCCGCGCAACGCCGTCGAGTATTTCGTCAGCTACTTCGATTATTACCAGCCCGAGGCCTACATCCCCCGGTCGGACACCTACATCGAGAAGGATTCGTCGATCAACGAGGAGATCGAGCGCCTGCGCCTCTCCGCGGTGAGTTCGCTGCTTTCGCGGCGTGACGTGCTCATCGTCGCCAGCGTCTCGTGCATCTACGGCCTCGCGTCGCCCGAGGATTTCCTCCAGATGCTCGTCACGATCCGCGAGGGCCTCCAAATGACGCGCGAGGCCTTCCTCGGCAAGCTCGTCGACATGCTCTACGAGCGGAACGACATCGCGTTCGAGCGCGGCCGGTTCCGCGTGCGCGGCGACACCGTCGAGGTGCATCCCGCGCAGAACGACGACCGCGCGATCCGGGTGGAATTCTTCGGCGACGAGATCGACCGCATCAGCGAGTTCGATCCCCTCACCGGCGACGTCACCGCCCGGCTCACGAACCTCACGCTCTTTCCGGCGAAGCAGTTCGTCACCCCGCACGACAAGCTCAACGCCGCGATGCGCAACATCCGCACCGAGCTCGACCAGCGCGTGATGGAGTTCGAGCGCGACGGCAAGCTCATCGAGGCGCAACGCATCAAGATGCGCACCGAGTTCGACCTCGAGATGATGCAGGAGATGGGCTTTTGCAACGGCATCGAGAACTACTCGCGCCACCTCACTGGCCGTCCGCCGAACAGCACGCCCTACACGCTGATGGATTTCCTGCCCGAGGACACCCTGCTCATCATCGACGAGAGCCACGCCACGATCCCGCAGATCGGCGGCATGTATGCCGGCGATCGCTCGCGCAAGTCGGTGCTCGTCGAGCACGGCTTCCGCCTGCCCAGCGCGATGGACAACCGCCCGCTGCGCTTCGACGAGTTCATGGCGAAGACGCACGACATCGTCTATGTGAGCGCCACGCCCGGGCCGTTCGAGATCCGCAACAGCGTCGTCGGCAACAAGGGCTACATCGCAAACCCCGACAAGAATTTCCCCGAGCAGGTCGAGGCCGCGCGCATCGCCGGGCAATACAACCCGATGGAGCTCGTCGCCGCGTTCGACTGCCACACGCCCGGCGCGCCACTCGTCGCCGAGCAGATTATTCGTCCCACCGGCCTGCTCGACCCCAGGATCACCGTGCGTCCGCTCAAGGGCCAGATCGACGAGACGATCGAGCGCTGCCGCCAGCGCATCGAGATCGGCGAGCGCGTCCTCATCACCACGCTCACGAAGCGCACCGCCGAGGATTTGTCGGACTACCTGCGCGACGTCGGCATGAAGGTCCGCTACCTCCACAGCGACATCGACACCATCGAGCGCGTCGAAATTCTCCGCAGCCTGCGCGCCGGCGAATGCGACGTCCTCGTCGGCATCAACCTCCTCCGCGAAGGCCTCGACCTGCCCGAGGTCTCGCTCGTCTGCATCCTCGATGCCGACAAGGAAGGCTACCTCCGCAGCCAGACCAGCCTCATCCAGACCGCCGGCCGCGCCGCGCGTCACCTCAACGGCGAAGTCGTCCTCTTCGCCGACGTCATCACCGGCAGCATCCGCGCGCTCATCGAGATCACCGACTACCGCCGCGGCCGCCAGATCGCCTACAACAAGGAGCACGGCATCGAACCGAAAAGCGTCGTCCGCGCCGTGCAGGAAAGCCTCCACGTCATCCTCAAGAGCAGCCGCGACCTCGAGAAATCCATCGTCGCCGAGACCGCGCCGGACTTCGATCTCCACGAGCTCATGCAGGAACTCGAGCGCGACATGGCCACCGCCGCCGCAAATCTCGAATACGAACGCGCCGCGCTCATCCGCGACCAGATCGCCGAGCTGAAGGCCGGCAACGGCCTCGAAAAGATCACGACCACGCCGAAGCCCGTCAAATACTCGGGAGGGCGAGGCTCCCGCCGAGCCGTCTCTCCCAAAAGGAGCAGATAA
- a CDS encoding ABC transporter permease: MLSPTDLILPPLLAYVVAAMLGIGLALLRARRSASGWVILDIVVLLFVLIPVPVLANAFAAIAPADTNRLVPWMLAAALTAAPLAYLPARIALTRTSEDYRDTARLLGLGPVGRFFRIDLPLTWPAIGRGKLLALTRIVGEWLLVIGALDRLTVLTGAVAILSLVAAIGIGFSLPRPAPATR, encoded by the coding sequence ATGCTTTCGCCCACCGACCTCATCCTCCCTCCGCTCCTCGCCTACGTCGTCGCGGCGATGCTCGGCATCGGGCTCGCCCTGCTGCGTGCCCGGCGCAGCGCCAGCGGCTGGGTCATCCTCGACATCGTCGTCCTCCTTTTCGTCCTTATCCCCGTTCCCGTGCTGGCGAATGCCTTCGCCGCCATCGCGCCGGCCGACACGAATCGCCTCGTCCCCTGGATGCTCGCCGCCGCGCTCACCGCCGCGCCGCTCGCCTACCTTCCGGCGCGCATCGCGCTCACCCGCACGAGCGAAGACTACCGCGACACCGCCCGCCTGCTCGGGCTTGGTCCAGTCGGGCGATTCTTCCGCATCGATCTTCCGCTCACCTGGCCGGCCATCGGTCGCGGCAAGCTCCTCGCGCTCACCCGCATCGTCGGCGAATGGCTGCTCGTCATCGGCGCGCTCGATCGGCTCACCGTCCTCACCGGCGCCGTCGCCATCCTCTCGCTCGTTGCCGCGATCGGCATCGGCTTCAGCCTGCCTCGCCCCGCCCCGGCCACCCGCTAA
- the holA gene encoding DNA polymerase III subunit delta, whose protein sequence is MPPAKKAAKADTGIHFVTGSDEAEVKKAATGLAAKLAPGDDPFGIEVIDGAAATVDEAQSRLHATIEALLTVPFFGGAGKLVWLKSATMFSDSVMGRSETTTTAVEKLLAVLEKGLPEGITFLISAIDPDKRRTAYKTLGKLATVHLHDKPDFGWGATEADVVDWVADRARVAGLRLSPDAAAVLAARVGAETRQLDNEIEKLALTFGNDTALTGEQIRELVPATRAGGIFDLSNALAKRDLRLCLTTLDQLFRQGEKAVGILLAAVMPTVRNLLVVKDLMVTHRMQPPAQPQFFKGALDRLPEGATAHLPRKKDGTLNAYPLGIAAANSARYTLPELEAAFLACARANKTLVTTQLAESIVMSRLLVEIAGK, encoded by the coding sequence ATGCCGCCCGCGAAGAAAGCCGCCAAGGCCGACACCGGCATTCATTTCGTCACCGGCAGTGACGAGGCCGAGGTCAAGAAAGCCGCCACCGGCCTCGCCGCGAAGCTCGCTCCCGGTGACGATCCCTTCGGCATCGAGGTGATCGACGGCGCCGCGGCCACGGTCGACGAGGCCCAGTCCCGCCTTCACGCCACCATCGAGGCGCTGCTTACTGTCCCCTTCTTCGGCGGCGCCGGAAAGCTCGTCTGGCTCAAAAGCGCGACGATGTTCAGCGATAGCGTAATGGGCCGCAGCGAGACGACGACCACCGCCGTCGAGAAGCTCCTCGCCGTCCTCGAAAAAGGCCTGCCCGAGGGCATCACCTTCCTCATCAGCGCGATCGATCCCGACAAGCGCCGCACCGCCTACAAGACGCTCGGCAAGCTCGCCACCGTCCACCTCCACGACAAACCCGACTTCGGCTGGGGCGCCACCGAGGCCGACGTCGTCGACTGGGTCGCCGATCGCGCCCGCGTCGCCGGCCTTCGCCTCAGCCCCGACGCCGCCGCCGTGCTCGCCGCCCGCGTCGGCGCCGAGACGCGCCAGCTCGACAACGAGATCGAAAAACTCGCCCTTACTTTTGGCAACGACACCGCGCTCACCGGCGAGCAAATCCGCGAGCTCGTGCCCGCCACCCGCGCCGGCGGCATCTTCGACCTCAGCAACGCCCTCGCCAAACGCGACCTCCGCCTCTGCCTCACCACGCTCGACCAGCTCTTCCGGCAGGGCGAAAAGGCCGTCGGCATCCTCCTCGCCGCCGTCATGCCGACGGTGCGGAACCTCCTCGTCGTGAAGGACCTCATGGTCACGCACCGGATGCAGCCGCCGGCCCAGCCGCAATTCTTCAAGGGCGCGCTCGATCGCCTGCCCGAGGGCGCCACCGCGCACCTGCCTCGCAAAAAGGACGGCACTCTGAACGCCTACCCGCTCGGCATCGCCGCCGCGAACAGCGCCCGCTACACCCTTCCCGAGCTGGAGGCCGCGTTTCTGGCCTGCGCCCGTGCGAACAAGACCCTCGTCACCACGCAGCTCGCCGAGAGCATCGTGATGAGCCGTTTGCTCGTGGAAATCGCCGGGAAATAG
- a CDS encoding GFA family protein: MTSIPVLSGGCACGALRYESSAAPVMMLHCHCRDCQRATGGAHSALVVVPVAAFTVRQGEPRFHASPSEAGGMTRRAFCPECGAPVFGKPDAVPDIVALHAASLDDPSNFRAQMDVWTCDAQSWGAMDPALPKFDKYPVSGG; encoded by the coding sequence ATGACTTCCATTCCTGTCCTTTCCGGTGGTTGCGCCTGTGGCGCGCTGCGTTACGAATCCTCCGCGGCACCCGTGATGATGCTGCATTGCCATTGCCGCGATTGTCAGCGGGCCACGGGTGGGGCGCATTCCGCGCTCGTCGTGGTGCCGGTGGCGGCATTCACCGTGCGACAGGGCGAGCCGCGGTTCCATGCCTCGCCGAGCGAGGCGGGTGGGATGACGCGTCGCGCGTTCTGCCCGGAATGCGGGGCGCCGGTCTTCGGAAAACCCGATGCGGTGCCGGACATCGTGGCCCTGCACGCCGCGAGCCTGGACGACCCTAGCAACTTCCGGGCGCAGATGGATGTGTGGACCTGCGACGCGCAATCATGGGGCGCGATGGACCCGGCTCTTCCGAAGTTCGATAAATATCCGGTGAGTGGCGGTTGA
- a CDS encoding DUF2007 domain-containing protein produces the protein MKPVFCDREPARVGYFQSVLENAGILSFIRNQHTNTTMSEMPSGLFFPVLCVVNDDDFARAIDLIREIRDGTPPGRPDWTCERCHESVPGGFDLCWNCGTERRHDGTIPD, from the coding sequence ATGAAACCTGTCTTCTGCGATCGTGAACCGGCGAGGGTGGGGTATTTCCAATCGGTGCTCGAGAATGCCGGGATCCTCTCATTCATCCGGAATCAGCACACGAACACGACGATGTCGGAGATGCCGAGCGGGCTGTTCTTTCCGGTGCTGTGCGTGGTGAACGACGACGACTTCGCCCGGGCCATCGATCTCATCCGCGAGATTCGCGACGGCACGCCGCCGGGGCGGCCGGATTGGACGTGCGAACGCTGCCACGAATCCGTTCCCGGAGGCTTCGACCTCTGCTGGAACTGCGGCACGGAACGCCGTCACGACGGGACGATCCCGGACTGA
- a CDS encoding zinc ribbon domain-containing protein YjdM, with amino-acid sequence MSEKVCPECEMNEVLEHAEKWECMTCGHEWPREPEPEAARVVKDSNGNALADGDRVVLVKDLPLKGSQVLKGGIKTGPIRLVDGDHEISCKIDGIGAVGLKACFVRKA; translated from the coding sequence ATGAGCGAAAAGGTTTGCCCCGAGTGCGAGATGAACGAGGTGTTGGAACACGCGGAAAAATGGGAGTGCATGACCTGCGGGCACGAGTGGCCGCGCGAACCGGAGCCGGAGGCAGCCCGCGTGGTGAAAGATTCAAACGGTAATGCTCTTGCTGATGGCGACCGCGTGGTTCTTGTCAAGGATCTGCCTCTCAAAGGCTCTCAGGTTCTCAAAGGCGGGATAAAGACCGGCCCCATCCGGTTGGTCGATGGCGATCACGAGATTTCCTGCAAGATCGACGGTATCGGTGCGGTCGGGCTGAAAGCCTGCTTCGTTCGCAAGGCGTGA
- a CDS encoding DJ-1/PfpI family protein produces MTSAAILLYPGAEELDALAPYEVLQAARALGADLQTRLVTAGDPQPLTLAHGAIITPHARLTETELLIVPGGGWASGAAAGARAETGNPATLRLLRDLHREGALLAGVCTGAMLLAHAGLLEGRPAITHHSAMDDLAATGAVLTPARVVDAGDIVTCGGVTSGLDLALWLVERLCGAPLAMQVEGYLEYERRGIVWRID; encoded by the coding sequence ATGACTTCCGCCGCCATCCTACTCTACCCCGGCGCCGAGGAACTCGACGCCCTTGCGCCCTACGAAGTCCTCCAGGCCGCCCGCGCCCTCGGCGCCGACCTCCAGACCCGGCTCGTCACCGCCGGCGATCCCCAGCCCCTCACGCTCGCTCACGGCGCCATCATCACTCCCCACGCCCGCCTCACCGAGACCGAGCTCCTCATCGTCCCCGGCGGCGGCTGGGCCAGCGGCGCGGCCGCCGGCGCCCGCGCCGAGACCGGGAATCCCGCCACCCTCCGCCTTCTTCGGGATCTTCACCGCGAAGGCGCCCTCCTCGCCGGCGTTTGCACCGGCGCCATGCTCCTCGCCCACGCCGGCCTGCTCGAGGGCCGCCCCGCCATCACCCACCACAGCGCCATGGACGACCTCGCCGCCACCGGCGCCGTTCTCACCCCCGCCCGCGTCGTCGACGCCGGCGACATCGTCACCTGCGGCGGTGTCACCAGCGGGCTCGACCTTGCCCTCTGGCTCGTCGAACGCCTCTGCGGCGCTCCGCTCGCCATGCAGGTTGAAGGCTACCTCGAATACGAGCGCCGCGGCATCGTCTGGCGCATCGACTAA